From the Shewanella amazonensis SB2B genome, one window contains:
- a CDS encoding PilZ domain-containing protein: MDERRKFSRILFDTKARLFTESQVWETRILDLSLNGALVASPNDFSPEGNSLSLAFSLPESDVEVQMQTLIAHQKPGMIGLKCEHIDVESISHLRRMVELNLGDASLLNRELEHFIESHEKGD; encoded by the coding sequence ATGGACGAGAGGCGTAAGTTCTCCCGAATTCTGTTTGATACCAAGGCCCGTCTTTTTACCGAATCCCAGGTCTGGGAAACCCGTATTCTGGACTTGAGCCTCAATGGCGCTCTGGTCGCGTCTCCCAACGATTTCTCCCCTGAGGGTAACAGCCTTTCACTGGCATTTTCGCTGCCTGAATCAGATGTGGAAGTGCAGATGCAAACCCTTATTGCCCATCAAAAGCCCGGGATGATTGGCTTAAAATGCGAGCATATTGACGTGGAGAGTATCAGTCACCTAAGGCGCATGGTGGAGCTGAATCTGGGGGATGCATCCCTGCTCAATCGAGAGCTGGAACACTTTATCGAGAGCCATGAAAAAGGGGACTGA
- the torR gene encoding two-component system response regulator TorR, which produces MAYTVLVVDDEAVIRTRLKGYFSKEGYRVLEAANGEEMWQQLALAHVDLIMLDINLPGTDGLSLTRELRSRSDVGIILVSGRDETVDRIVGLEMGADDYVTKPFELRELLVRVKNLLWRISLVEKAKQQAVAAMDEGDDRIEFDDYVLELGSRKLSRGEAVIKLTKAEFELLVAFALHPRQVLSRERLMQQTSHRSEDANDRTIDVIIRRLRGKLNPELFVTVHGEGYLFAASVRD; this is translated from the coding sequence ATGGCCTACACAGTTTTGGTCGTCGATGATGAGGCGGTTATTCGCACCCGCCTGAAAGGCTACTTCAGCAAGGAAGGCTATCGGGTGTTGGAGGCCGCCAATGGGGAAGAAATGTGGCAACAATTGGCGCTGGCCCATGTGGATTTGATTATGCTGGATATCAATCTGCCGGGAACCGATGGTCTTTCGCTGACCCGGGAGCTCAGAAGTCGCTCTGACGTGGGCATCATTCTGGTGAGTGGCCGGGATGAGACCGTCGATAGAATCGTTGGCCTTGAGATGGGGGCTGACGACTATGTCACCAAGCCCTTTGAGCTTAGAGAGCTGTTGGTGCGGGTAAAAAACCTGCTGTGGCGTATCTCCTTGGTGGAAAAGGCTAAACAGCAGGCTGTAGCCGCCATGGATGAGGGCGATGACAGAATCGAGTTCGACGACTATGTGCTTGAACTTGGCAGTCGCAAGTTGTCCCGGGGCGAGGCGGTTATCAAGCTCACCAAGGCGGAATTCGAGCTGCTGGTGGCTTTTGCGTTGCACCCACGGCAGGTGCTGTCGCGGGAGCGTTTAATGCAGCAAACCAGCCATCGCAGTGAAGATGCCAACGACCGTACCATAGACGTGATTATCCGCCGCCTGCGCGGTAAGCTCAATCCAGAGCTGTTTGTGACAGTTCATGGCGAAGGATATCTCTTTGCTGCCAGCGTCAGGGATTAA
- the torT gene encoding TMAO reductase system periplasmic protein TorT encodes MNISPRILLLLIALGFFTAEAAPWQLEQRTPFNAIEQQSKALMLTPLERAHKPWKLCVLVPHLKDAYWIGINYGLAAQAKKLGVSFEMFEAGGYPNHDRQQTQLAHCLGGDFDAVLLGAVTPHLLKDVPGGLNKPVLALVNKLEDPRVGTHIGVNWYQMGSLIGNAIKRQFTSEASLALLAGPESVGGTDLVEQGIGQSLSGSKLSIGAIRHADNNRHLQREQLQQLLESSRPDAIVGSAVAIEVAVNQFGQTPPSYPIVLGASYFSPAIARALQRGKIAAACDDKVVLQGMVAVELAVRQLQGETAFGDIGPAIVVRTANNSDAAALIESLPPAEFYPVYRFNP; translated from the coding sequence GTGAACATAAGCCCCAGAATCCTTTTACTCTTGATAGCGCTGGGATTTTTTACCGCCGAGGCCGCCCCATGGCAACTTGAGCAGCGCACGCCGTTCAACGCCATAGAGCAACAAAGCAAGGCGCTCATGCTGACGCCCCTTGAGCGTGCACATAAGCCCTGGAAGCTGTGTGTACTGGTACCCCACTTAAAGGATGCCTATTGGATTGGCATTAACTATGGCCTCGCGGCTCAAGCAAAGAAGCTCGGCGTCAGTTTTGAGATGTTCGAGGCTGGCGGCTACCCCAATCACGACCGCCAACAGACCCAGTTGGCCCATTGTTTAGGCGGCGATTTTGATGCTGTGCTGCTGGGCGCCGTAACCCCGCATTTGCTCAAAGACGTGCCCGGCGGGCTTAATAAGCCTGTACTGGCGCTGGTGAACAAGCTGGAGGATCCCCGGGTTGGCACTCATATCGGGGTGAACTGGTATCAAATGGGCAGCCTTATCGGCAATGCCATCAAACGCCAGTTCACATCAGAGGCCAGTCTGGCGCTGCTGGCCGGGCCCGAGTCTGTGGGTGGCACTGACCTTGTTGAGCAGGGCATAGGGCAGAGCCTCAGCGGCAGCAAGCTCAGTATTGGTGCCATTCGCCACGCCGACAACAACCGCCATTTGCAGCGGGAACAGCTGCAACAGCTGCTGGAATCGAGCCGTCCTGACGCCATTGTGGGCAGCGCTGTGGCCATTGAAGTGGCGGTCAATCAGTTCGGCCAAACCCCGCCATCCTATCCCATAGTACTGGGGGCGAGTTACTTCTCCCCGGCTATCGCCCGCGCACTGCAGCGAGGCAAAATCGCTGCAGCCTGTGACGACAAGGTGGTATTGCAGGGCATGGTGGCAGTGGAATTGGCGGTAAGGCAATTGCAGGGCGAAACTGCCTTTGGTGATATAGGACCGGCGATTGTAGTCAGAACGGCCAACAACAGCGATGCCGCAGCGCTGATTGAATCCTTACCCCCTGCCGAGTTTTATCCTGTTTATCGCTTTAATCCCTGA